From Choloepus didactylus isolate mChoDid1 chromosome 25 unlocalized genomic scaffold, mChoDid1.pri SUPER_25_unloc1, whole genome shotgun sequence, a single genomic window includes:
- the LOC119525273 gene encoding N-alpha-acetyltransferase 50-like has product MKGSRIELGDVTPHNIKQLKRLNQVIFPVSYNDKFYKDVLEVGELAKLACFNDIAVGAVCCRVDHSQNQKRLYIMTLGCLAPYRRLGIGTKMLNHVLNICEKDGTFDNIYLHVQISNESAIDFYRKFGFEIIETKKNYYKRIEPADAHVLQKNLKVPSGQNADVHKTDN; this is encoded by the coding sequence ATGAAAGGTAGCCGGATCGAGCTAGGAGATGTGACACCACACAATATTAAACAGTTGAAGAGATTAAACCAAGTCATCTTTCCAGTCAGCTACAATGACAAATTCTACAAGGATGTACTGGAGGTTGGCGAGCTGGCGAAACTTGCCTGTTTCAATGATATTGCAGTAGGTGCGGTATGCTGTAGGGTGGATCATTCACAGAATCAGAAGAGACTTTACATCATGACACTAGGATGTCTGGCACCTTACCGAAGGCTAGGAATAGGAACTAAAATGTTAAATCATGTCTTAAACATCTGTGAAAAAGATGGCACTTTTGACAACATCTATCTGCATGTCCAGATCAGCAATGAGTCAGCAATTGACTTCTACAGGAAGTTTGGCTTTGAGATTATTGAGACAAAGAAGAACTATTATAAGAGGATAGAGCCTGCAGATGCTCATGTGTTGCAGAAAAACCTCAAAGTCCCTTCTGGCCAGAATGCAGATGTGCATAAAACAGATAACTGA